One Procambarus clarkii isolate CNS0578487 chromosome 15, FALCON_Pclarkii_2.0, whole genome shotgun sequence DNA segment encodes these proteins:
- the LOC138364935 gene encoding uncharacterized protein, whose protein sequence is MTSEKRYAVVGFNDRSVGIISTTWIEKSDDDKILCWWPRSRHTVSAQKHEKPDTTNWRVHVVSTILSTTDDFDVAKRRCLAAEDTSNVETEDDMGYPRQRKRKPCFKYEEENSENNKRKH, encoded by the exons ATGACATCTGAAAAGCGGTATGCAGTGGTAGGCTTCAATGATCGTAGTGTGGGTATCATCTCCACAACCTGGATTGAAAAATCTGATGAT GACAAAATATTGTGCTGGTGGCCACGGAGCAGGCAtacagttagtgcccaaaagcACGAAAAGCCAGACACGACAAATTGGCGAGTGCATGTCGTATCAACAATCCTATCAACAACTG atgattTTGACGTTGCAAAACGAAGATGCTTAGCTGCGGAAGACACTTCAAATGTCGAAACTGAAGACGATATGGGCTATCCTCGACAACGAAAAAGGAAACCATGCTTCAAATATGAAGAAGAGAATTCCGAGAATAACAAACGTAAGCATTGA